attttaaaacttgtattttattgtacTGTGCTGTCCTACTAAAGTGATACGAAGCTGTTGTAGGACTGCGATAGTTTAACTCTTCGAGAGTATAAATTGGTTGCAAAATCAACGCTCAATGCACGTTCACTGTTGTTACAACCGACGTGTGTAGTAGGGTTGCTGTTTGTcggccgagaccaacacttgaATGTCACTGAAGTTTTGTACACATCTGCCAAGTTTTAGtatttaactggaaaaatcgtaTTCCAGCGATCCGTTAATGAGAAATTCGTGGTTGTTACAGGCATGCTCGCGTGCGGAGACTGGACAGCAACGTACTGCTACCTTCAGTGTATGCTTGAGTTGCACGGTGTTCTCAGCGGAAATGTCACAGCTGACTGCGCCTGTGACCCACAACAAAGCACTGTGTCACCTAACTCCTACCCCACACAACTCTGTCCCCAAATGTTATAGGTaattgtctgtgtctgtgtgtgtgtgcgattcTTCAGGCATGAAACtacgtatatatatactgaattTCTTCGCTCAAAATATTATCCACATTAATTATAGGAAGAAAAGATTACATTTACTGAAGTGGTTGTAAGCAGGCCGAGTGATAGCATTTTGAGAAAGACTGCCATAAAGAGCGAAGATTTTGAAACATTGAGTTTCACCATGGAAtacattttgtgaaaagaatACTGAGTAAATGGaacagtttaaaatatgttttaattggCTCATCATTTACTATTATAGATTCGTAGTAATGTACTCAGCAGTCCATGGTTTCTTTTTATCAAAAACTTGCTAATGCAAAACTTAGTCTCATAAAATTCAAACTTGCCGTTATGTACTTCTTTCAGATCGCAAGCAAAGAAGGTGAATACgcataaattttgtttgaatgcGCGCTCGCACGGcatgttgttcttgtttttcttgttgcatCTAGCCCCTCTGGTACCGACTGCAGTTGGTACAGCAATTGTCTGGAAAAGAAATTCCCGTGTGCCAGCGGATCTGACGACTACGGTATCGCATACGGGGAGAAGTTCTGTAACGCATACTCCAACAACTACAACACCTTTTCTTCTAAGGGACGGCTATGGGTGGACGCTGTACGCAAGTGTCTCCAGGTAACACAGTCTTAGATCATTGACGTGTACCTGTACGGCTACATGTGCACGTGACCTCGTGTCTTGTCTGGCAACAGTAGGCAGGAGCTTACAGTAGGCTAGACTCGGTCACCACTATTACTGACTAGACACGACATACACCATCTTTTGAGTCGAGTTCCTTAGGGCCTAACAGTAACCCAAAGAAAGATTTCTCTCTTACCCAGTTCATTAATGGCCCATAACTCCAGTCTCCACTCCCCTGTAGCCAAGTTGTTCAGTTCTCTCCCCCACTACTCGGTTCCACTCTGTTCAATGAAGTTGTCCCCGCTACCTCTGTTTGAGGCGCGGAACTTGATTTACTGACAAAGAAGGTCCGTGATTGGAGCACATAGTTCTATAACCCCGCACCTCTATTGGCATTGTGAATATGACATTGTGTGCCACCTGATGTTTGCACCATGTCGTAATCTGTGTGACtattaaatgtcattaaaaaaaaactaaaatgttatATTTCCTTTGCTTTGTATTGAATACAcaagaaaggataaaataaagcaaataatttataggatatatatatatcaagagaGATcgataataaatatataaagtagcaaataaagaaaaacacaagtagataaaaacaaaaattaaaagtaagtaaaattaaacaaatttagtaAGTAACGtataaacaattaataaaatgcGACATCTACATTTTCAGGATGGATGACAGAACAGCCCAGGTTTTCACGAAAATCTCTGTCAGTAGCTCGTTGGAATAACCTTGACAAGTTTAGACTGTGTTTCAGAGCAATAGTGTATCGCATATTAAAATATCTGAGgaatacaagttttattttcagctaGATCATGTTACTAAACGGACGTAAGGATAACCAGTCAGCTAGTTACACAGGTTACCTTTATATATTAGTTATAATTGTTCTTCTACTTCTGCAGCAAAGCGAAGTTGTCACGACTATCGCATTTGAAAAGGGACTGACATTATTCCGTGCTtacagacatttatttattgatgcaGATGGCACTGGTACCTTTAATGCGAGACTACACTACCTACACGTGTGCTGATGTCAAGTCCTACGCCTTCAAGTCACATGCACCCTGCTACTTGAAACCCGGCTCAGGCGCTCCATCTTTCTGCCAGCTGCCAGTACAGGACTACTGGAGGGTGTTTTGGACTATCAAGGGTGCTTTCGGATCAGCCTTTTCCAACTCGATGTACGGAATGTTTGAGGTAATCTTACTGTTTTACATACTCAGCTTacacttgaaatattttcaacgCATATAAGGCCGTGCACTCTAATTTCTTTAAAGCATGTTTAGAGGCatgtttaattaataaatgtgtttgtctgaactGACTAcagaaaattaaagttaaaaagccAATATCAATTTTaggacaaataattttaaaaactgtttgggaaagactttctcttttttgatcGATTTAGCCAAGGTGTACTTATTGTCAAAGTTACGCATTACGAGCATAAGACATTGACTTTGTACTTTTCTGCACTTTATACCGTAATAACAGAGACACTGTCTGGACTTGTCTTAATTATTCTCACCAATTCAACCagtacaatattttttacatatgTGAGGCTTTCGGAACAATGttatgttttatctttttaaatgtGGTGCATTTCCAGTTGCATTCATTTAATGATGTGTAGATGATGTATTAGAAAAATATGATGTCCCACAcatgcatgctctctctctcactcacacacacatatcaataAAACAAGTAATCATACCgaagagcaaaagaaacaaaataatttctcagGTGTCCAAAGGATGTCTGCCAGTCTGGAGCCATCAACTCGGTTCCTACATACAGCAGCTGAAGATTCGTCTGCAGTTGCCTGCCTCCCGTAACAAGCGAGATGTGATGTCTGTGTCAGAAGCTGAGCACAGGGCTGACTTCACACTCAGACGATCAACCCGACCTCATATTAGTCTTTCTGACAAATACCTCCTCACCGACTCAGACCTGCGGCCAACACGACTCTTCAAGCGCCAGGCAATGAATGACACAAGCAACTGGCAGGGCGAGAGTACTGCGAACCTCTACTTCCATAATCTGGCAGGCACCACAGCAGACACCATGGCCAGGCAACTCAACTGGAATGCTACAGGCGTCACGTGGTTTGCCTATGGACAGGCGGGGGTTAACGGCACTCTGAACGTCTTCATCCTACTGGCTGACCGTGTGGCTTACGACTCCAACTACAACAGCTTGTCTCCGAGGCCCAACATGACGGACGTGGTGATGAAAGCTGGCCAGGCATTCGAGAATGGTGACATCACAGTTCAACTGGAAGGAAGAGTGGTTCAGCCTTATACACTGGATGCCTGCAGTGACGTGGAATGTCAGGAGGTCTTTTTAAACGTGTCTGCTCCTCTAATTTTAGGGCAGGAGACCAATCATGCTATGTCACGGAAGATAATGTTATTCCATGTTCTTGTATCCATCTTCTTCGCAATCATGTTTTAACACGCAAGTTAAATATCCTATTGGccactatacatgtatatagctATCTAATTAACACCAAACATTTaattagttaattttttttatttttccttaatcTCTGATCACTTTTTGACACCATCAtggacacatttttatttttttagaaataacGAAGTTTCTGACCAGTTTGTAATGTTTCTGTGGCCATATATTAATATGATAAGAGCTatagttatataaaaaaatagtattcTTTTACTTTCTGCTTGACCTGCACGCTCGTgcatattataaaattatatctacATATATTATAGTTGAATATGCTATTATTAGTCTGAAAGATGAAACATTTCGTGTAACGGTTTATTGTAACTGACACAGCCTCTCTTGTGGTACGAATGTCTTCACGTGACACAAACCAAGTGACGTACTGACATCCATCAGTCCAAAAATTGTTAAAGTACAAATAAAGAGCAACAAGCATGCACATTTAAACTAACATAGCTTGAACGATCTTCATACACGCTGGACAATTTTCAGCTTCACATCTACAAAAGATGTTTCAACATGTTTCGACACCATCACCAAAggcaaagggagataacgctAGTCCACTAAATGACAAAGGGCATAAAGCAAGTGTAGATGCACATGTGCACTGTGCTAAGCCGTTGCAGAATATTTATTAGTGAAGCTGTCACATTTAAGTCAGATGAGACGATGAGAAGAAGCTTTCAATGAAGTATCCACAAGGTTAGAGAGAAGTCTCAGTGTTtggtgaacattttttttttcatttgtttctgacAAGCCTGCGCTTCTAGAGACGAGGTAGCTAACAGAGTACAAAGATCATGTTGGTAGATGGGTAGAAATCAACTATTACCAATCGTAAAAAGTTTGTGTTGttctattttttctcttttataatgcagaaaatgtgaATTTACACTCACCACATGAAGTAGCCAAGtgttcacagtttttttttaagatttgatgcataaaaatgttgattagCGGACCAAGGGTAGGTTGAACTCTTACTAAACGAAAACACAGATACATCACAGTGTTCACGGCACTTTGCAAAGTAACGTGTTGATTTTTCTTAGCGAGaaataatttcaattttaattgttttcaaagtCACAGTTGGTGTGCCTGGTGGGAGCGAACACACTTGCAGTGTTGACAGGATAATCTGACAATGCACTAATCACAATGccatttattaaatattgattTATGAATAGCGTTTGATtattcattcaaaataaactaaaaaaaaagtgtgtagtAAATATCCTATGAAGAATTAACTGTAAATACGAATGTCTAtaatcccttttttttctaatctatTAAACAGAAACTGAATTATTGAATTCTGCACAAGACTggatttgtttctcattttcgTGTTTGTGTGGGGTAGAAGAttgaatctgtgtgtgtgaggcagATTTTAAAGTAGCAACggagtttaatttattttgttctgcaatAATCAGGgaattgtcttttaaaaaaaaaatcaacacacaacaaatcCATCAACAGGTTTCGTAACAGTTTCTAATTAACTTTTGTATGCCTCGTATTAGACGGTGGGAAGTCGGTAACCACCACTTGCTCTATTTTTGTAACTCAGCACACTTCCCAAGCATAACTGCCCATGTAAAGTtggtcgtcgtcgttgtcattgtcattgtcattgtcaacatACACtgcataaccctaaccctgttcTCCCAATCTTTCACATCTTTCCTACCCACTCATGACAGACTCAATCTGAAAGTCAATCTCAGTCTGTAAAATGCAACAGAAAATAGACACATAGGTCAAACGTGTGTCACACACGACAGACGAGGAAGGATCTGGTGCAAAATATATCTGGCTaaagatttattaattttgtgttcatTAAGACTAAGTTAAGcttatacaaacacaaaacagacaacatCTACATGTCTGCACAGTCAACACATCTGTAAAATGGCCACTTCACTCTTTAATGGGTTGGGTAAGGTAAACCAGAGAAGACTGAcaccatctttatttttaaaaaaaaaactatcccCGAGTAAAGTGTCATCTACAGGGCCTCTCACAATGGCCGAATTAGGTTATGGGATTTACTCCTTTTGAAATATTGACTACAGTAAAGCATTGTGTATCAATATATACATGATCAAACATTGATAGTCAATAATACATGCAGACACAAGGGTAACTGTGAGTAAGAACACGAGGTAGTGGGATCGTTGCTTTGGCAGAAGTTGTTTACAGTTGATGTGTTTGACAGAGTGAAACGGGCGTGTGGTGCTATtattgcaagtttttttttatatatatagcagcAATGTCTATTTGAAAgggttgaatatttttttcagcccCACGAGGAAAAGGGAGATGGGGCAAGTAAACTTTTAGGGTATGTGGAGCAGGGATTGGGTGGTTATAACAACCAATACAAGCTTGAGGGTGTAACGGGACAGATATTTGAAGAAAAGGAGTTTCCAACTTTCTGATTGACGCATAAGAGACTAAAGCCCGCAGCACACTTTCAAGAATGTACCTTACGATGCCAAACATGGCAATCCTTCTGATGGAAGGATATAAACTCTCTGCAAGCGAACTTAGacaaaattgttattttaaaatgttgtatgaTGTGTTACGCTCCCCTCAGTGTCATTTACCAGTGTTTATCTAGTGCTGCGCTTTTTGATTTCAATTAAACTCGGAATCCATTGTGCGCATATtctaaaatttgtaaaattgaAGGTAAAACCTGACTGCTTAAAACATTATGAGGTTTTAGTGGTAGTAAAGACAACACAATCGTGAACAGTGGAAGTAAGTAGCGAGacaacagacaggaagacacaTACTATATATAGACAAGCAAAAACCGCAGAGAgtaggaggagcaggaggaatTAAATCTGTACGATTTAGTTGAGCAGGAAagtaataattttcttctttcatggTTCAAAGTCTAGAATTATGCATACAGTGATTATTGCATTGGCTTTCTATCACAAGTTTATATCAAtatattccatttttttaaatgaattatcACATGATCTAGATTCAGAAATTACTTTTCGTagtattttgtctttattcataTCTTTGTATCAATTTCTGTAAAGCATATTCAGCCATTAGTTCTAAAACTACAGGATGCAGTGACTCCAAAAGCTGACAAATATATCCCTGATGGATCCTCGCTTGGATCTTATTCCCAGGTCGACAAATAATATTTCTACGTGTCGATATGAGATAAACGATAGAGATATTTTTCTGCACTCAGCATGTGTTTGAGATGATTACAACAGTCGATGTAAGCCATGTGACACAGCCTTTCCACCCGGGTAACAAGCGACGCAAACATCCGGGACACACACTTTCAGATCCTTCTACCTCGCTCCATGTGACCTAGCCCTAGTGCTTGCGAATACAAAGTGGGTTTCTCTAAACAGACTTGCACCAGATATCCTGGTGGCTGCGGATTGTTTCTGTCGTCGTGCAAGCTGATGAAAATGCTTCTTTTTCGCTGGTCTCATTCAGAGTCAGTCCATCAGAAGTCACTTCTAAAAATGTCTGTATTCTTTTGGATGCTGTGGCTGATGCTGCAAAGCCCTCGATTTGCTAATGCAGTGTGCAACGTTTATACCGGACCTGCAGGATCATACGACTGTTTTTACTCGCCCTTATATGATTCTCACCAGTGGGGTACATGTATCACAGATGTCTACTTGCAACAAAAGTCAAAAGGTGAgatattctgaaataaaaagacagagtTTAATGAATAcgatttatatttaaaaaaaacaatgttaataATCTATAATCTACgcgaaataatttattttaccatTTGAAATCACCTTTACTAGAATCTTTGGTTAGACTGTTTAAAtgggttgttttttctttttttttctttttttttcttctttttttttttttgtttttgtaaagaagaTAACTCTGGCATTAGATGTTGACTACTTTACTGCATTCCTTTCTGAGAGGTGTAACTTTTTCTTGGCGTCTGGTAGCAGGACACCTTTACTTGAACACAGTGCACCTGTGCTGTTTGTCTTGTGTTGATGACATACATCAAATTACTTATAATACTAACAACACGGGTGTGAGTAGAGAGTTTTCTTTCGATGAGATTTCTATCTTTTTACTGTGCGCGAGCCTGTTTTAACTCTATCTCTTGTTTGTGTCGATAATTATGTTTTTCTATTCagcacaaaactatttttacttcTCGATTTTTCAGCACAAGAGAGAAAATGGCAtagaacaaaggaaaaaaaaatcaaaaatttatAGAAACTTAAAGTTATAGAATAGCACAACCAGCTTGCTACACTACAGGaggtagaaaacatttttctaataccgagtttcttttaaaaaataaaaagtagcatAAAATATTCGAAAGTAATTGTTAagtataaaaattgaaatatatattatattatatatattacaattcattaatatatattattagtTACTGcactaaaagtaaaaacaaaacaaagaaaattttattctgtttaataTTGAGTGCGCCTGACCTTAATCGTTTAATTGCTTCCTTCTCGTTTCATTTATAAGATTTGAAAACTTAAATTCTTATTGCACAAAAGAACATACTGTGCAGTCCTACCAAGCTGATCATATTAAACGAAGCCTATTGCAGGGTCTGCGCTAGTTCAACTCTTTTGGGATAATAAATAAggagttttcaaaaaaatggcGCTAAGTAAACAACATCATTAAATGGTTGTAAAATGAACGCTCACAAACATAACCTTCATGCCATACATGTTGACTGTTGTTACAGGCAAATACCATTGCCGAAACAGAGAAATAACGTACTGTCACTATCAGTGTATGCTAGAGTTTCATGGTATTGGCAGCGGGGCCGTCACACTGACTGCGCCTGTGACCCACATCAAAGCAATGTTTTACCTTACTACTATCACACAACCTTCTCTCCAGAATGTTATaggtaactgtgtgtgtgtgtgtgggtgcagtTAGGTATGTATATCTAGATATGTTTTGCTCAAATCATCATGCTAGTCATGGTTTGTTTTTATCCACAATCTACTAATGCTAAAAAAAGTCTAACAAAATTTCAAATGGCCATCACATTCATGTACTTCATTTCAGattgcaagtgtgtgtgttttgtttttcttgttgcatCTAGCCCCTCTGGTGAAGGCTGCAATTGGTACAGCAattgtctagaaaaaaaattcccgtGTGCAAGTGGATCTGACGACTACGGTATCGCGTACGCCGAGAAGTTCTGTAACGCAtactacaacaactacaacactTTTTCTTCTAAAGGACGGCTATGGGTTGACGCTGTACGCAAGTGTCTCCAGGTAACAGAGTCTTAGATCCGTGACGTGTACCTGTACACGTAATGTGTACCTGTACGGCTACATGTGCACGTGACCTCGTGTCTTGTCTGGCAACAGTAGGCAGGAGCTTGCAGTAGGCTAGACTCGGTCACCACCGTTATTGACTTGACACGACATACACCATTTGAGACGAGCACAGGTCTACTTTAGCCTAATTTTAACCCCAACAAATATTTCTCTTACCCAGTTTTTTAATGGCTCATAACTCCAGTCTCCACATCCGTGTAGTCAAGTTGCTCAGTTCTCTCCCCCGCTACTCGGTTCCACTCTGTTCAATTGAGTTGTCCTCGCTACCTGATCTGTTGGAGCCGCAGAACTTCATTTACTCACAATGAAGGTCCATGATTTGAGCACATAGTTCTATAACTCCGCCCCTCTTTTTGCATAGTGAATATGAAATTGTATGCCACCTGATGTTTGCACCATGTCGTAATCTGTAAGACTATTTTGCATgtcagtaataaaatataaagcgttttatttcctttgcttTGTATTGAATGCAcaagaaagcttaaaaaaacattcgtagtatatatatatatagagaataaatataaaaagtagcaaataaagtaaagcaaaaaaaactaaataaataaaagtgagcaaaataaaaagatcaaTTAATTAAATAACGTATAAACAATTAATGAAAAGCCACATCTACACTTTCAGGATGGATGACAGAAAAAGCTTGACATATTCACTCTCAGTCGCTCTTTGGAATAAACTTGACAGTTTTAGGCTCTGTAACAATAGTGTATCGCCATATTAGAATGTCTTAGgagtaaaagtttattttcaactAGCCAGTGTTTCTATAGGGACGTAAGGATAACCAGTCAGCTAGTTACATAGGTTACAGTTTTATATCTAGTTATAATTGTTATTCTCCTCCTGCAGCATACCTTCAAAGCGAAAGTTTTTAGACTATCGCATAGAAAAGAAGGACCTGACATTATCCGCTGCTTACTTTAGCACATAAGTACTTCTAtgcaagacatttatttattcatgcagGTGGCACTGGTACCTTTAATGCAAAACTTCACTACCTACACGTGTGCTCATGTCAAGTCCTACGCCTTCAAGTCACATGCACCCTGCTACTTGAAACCAGATGTCGGCGCTCCTTCTTTCTGCGACCTGCCACACGAGGACTACTGGAGGGTGTTTTGGACTATCAACGGTGCTTTCCTGTCAGCCTTTTCCAACTCGATGTACGGAATGTTTGAGGTACGTTTACTGTTTTACATATTCAGCTTCCACTCGAAATATTTTCCAAGCATATAAGGCCATGTACTCAAATTGGTTTAAAGTATATTTAGAGGTAcctttaattaataaatgtgtttatttgtctgaaccaaaaaagaaaattaaagttaaaaagtcaATATCAATTTTAGgacaaataattttcataactgttagagaaaaatctttttttctcttttgatcgGTTTTAGCCAAAGTGTATTTATTCTGAAAGCTAATCATTACTATCATAAGAAATTGACTTTGatttgttttacactttttaccATAATAAGAGAGACAATGCCTGAACTTGGTTTAATTTACACTCACCACTTCAACCAGTACGATATGTATTGCATATGTTAGGCTTCGGAACAGTGTTAcgatttatctttttatatgtcTTGCGATTCCTTTAATGATGTGTAGATGATATATAGGAAAAATATTATGTCCCACACATGCAtgctctctttctcactcacacacacatcaataaaACAAGTAAGCATGGCGAAGagtaaaaagaaactaaataatttgaaaaattaacCCTAACCACCGATAACAAATACACcttgaattgttttaaaatgtgatcaATCCATTTAGTCTTTCACTGCTGAAGTATCTATGTAAATGAACCACATAATGGAATATCCTCAGGTGTCAAAAGGATGTCTGCCAGTCTGGGGCCATCGACTCGGTTCCTACATACAGCAGCTGAAGATTGGACTGCAGTTGACTGCCTCCCGTAACAAGCGACTGAAGCGAGATGTGCTGTCTGTCTCAGAAGCTGAGCATAGTGCTGGTTTCACACTCAGACGATCAAGTCGACCTCATATTAGTCTTTCCGACCCGGACCAACACCAGCCAAGACGACTCTTCAAAGCGCCAGGCAGTGAATGACACAAGCAACTGGCAGGGGGAGACTACTACAAACCTCTACTTCCATAATCTGGCAGGCACCACGGCAGACACCATGGCCAGGCAACTCAACTGGAATGCTACAGGCGTCACGTGGTTTGCTTATGGACAGGCGGGGGCTAACGGCACTCTCAACGTCTTCATCCTACTGGCTGACCGTGTGGCTTACGACTCCAACTACAACAGCTTGTCTCCGAGGCCCGACATGACAGACGTGGTGATGAAAGCTGCCCAGGCCTTCGAGAATGGTGACATCACAGTTCAACTGGAAGGAAGAGTGGTTCAGCTGTACACACTGGATGCCTGCAGTGATGTGGAATGTCAGCAGGTCTTTTTAAACGTGTCTGCTCCTCCAGTTGTAAGGCAGGAAGCCAATCATGCTATGTCACGGAAGATAATGTTATTCCATTTTCTTGTATCCATCTTCTTTCGCAATTATGCTTTAATAACGCAAGTTAAATACCCTATTGGccactatacatgtatatagctATCTaattaacacaaatatttaattagttgatttctttgtattttggcTTCATCTCTTTTTCAAACTGATAACCTTTTGACACCATCAtggacacatttttattttttgagaaatAACGAAGTTTCTGACGACTTTGTCATTTTTCCGTGGCGATTTAGTACTATGCTAAAAGCTAGTTCGAAAAAAATAGTATCATTTGCTTCCTGCTTGAACTGCACGCTCGTGCATATTATTAAATTGTATCTACATATATCCTAGTTGAATatgctattattattcttgGAGATGATACACTTTGTGTAACGGTTTATCATACCTAACACAGCCTCTTGTGGTACCAATGTCTTTACGTGGCACAAAGCAACTGACGTCCTGACATCCATCTGTCAAAATATTGTATGATACTCTCTGATGGTGTAACTTATCTTTTAGGGATAGTTTGATGGTGTTTACATCTACTGACAAGTTCTTACTTAatgaaaagtacaaataaagagcaacaaacatgcacatttaAACTAACATAGCTTGAACGATCGTTATACACGCTGGACTAAAAATTTTCAGCTCCACATTTACAAAAGATGTTTCAACACCATCTCAAGTATTCCAAAggcaaagggagataacgctATTCCACTAAATGACAAAGGGCATAAAGCAAGTGTAGATGTACACTGTGCTAAGCCGTTGCAGAATATTTATTAGTGAAGATGTCACATTTAAGTCAGATGAGACGATGAGAAGAAGCTTTCAATGAAGTGTCCACAAGTACTAAGCGAAAACACAGATACATCACGGTGTTCACGGCACTTTGCAAAGTAAAcgtgtttgatttatttttcttagcgataaataatttcaattttaattgttttcaaagtCACAGTTGGTGTGCCTGGTGAGAGCGAACACACTTGCAGTGTTGACAGGATAAGCTGACAATGTACTAATCACCATGCCAATTTATTGAATATTGATTTATGAATAGCGTTTGATATGCATTCAatataaactaaaaaatgtGTAGTAAATATCCTATGAAGAattaactgtaaataaaaaatctataataatttttttttctaatctatTAAACAGAAATTGAATTATTGAATTCTGCACAAGACtggatttgttttcttattttcctatTTGTATGGGGGAGAAGATtgaatctctgtgtgtgtgaggcagATTTTTCAGTAGCAGAGGAGTTTAATTCATTTTGTTCTGCAATAATCAGGgcattgtctttaaaaaaaaatcaacacacaGCAAAGTCATCGTTGCCGCCAACGTACATTTTTTGCTCTTATTTACCAACCTTATCATCTTTGTTTACCACATTAAAGTTtcgtttattattgt
This is a stretch of genomic DNA from Pomacea canaliculata isolate SZHN2017 linkage group LG3, ASM307304v1, whole genome shotgun sequence. It encodes these proteins:
- the LOC112560293 gene encoding uncharacterized protein LOC112560293, yielding MYHRCLLATKVKRQIPLPKQRNNVLSLSVYARVSWYWQRGRHTDCACDPHQSNVLPYYYHTTFSPECYSPSGEGCNWYSNCLEKKFPCASGSDDYGIAYAEKFCNAYYNNYNTFSSKGRLWVDAVRKCLQVALVPLMQNFTTYTCAHVKSYAFKSHAPCYLKPDVGAPSFCDLPHEDYWRVFWTINGAFLSAFSNSMYGMFEVSKGCLPVWGHRLGSYIQQLKIGLQLTASRNKRLKRDVLSVSEAEHSAGFTLRRSSRPHISLSDPDQHQPRRLFKAPGSE
- the LOC112560292 gene encoding uncharacterized protein LOC112560292 isoform X2, with product MKMLLFRFSHSESVRPKMSVFFWTLWLMIQYPRIANAVCSSYAGPAGSYDCYLSSHYTGYQWGTCVTDDYLTQKSKGMYACRDWTTYCYFQCMLELHGVLSGNVTADCACDPQQSTVSPNSYHTTLSPKCYSPSGTDCSWYSNCLEKKFPCASGSDDYGIAYGEKFCNAYSNNYNTFSSKGRLWVDAVRKCLQMALVPLMRDYTTYTCADVKSYAFKSHAPCYLKPGSGAPSFCQLPVQDYWRVFWTIKGAFGSAFSNSMYGMFEVSKGCLPVWSHQLGSYIQQLKIRLQLPASRNKRDVMSVSEAEHRADFTLRRSTRPHISLSDKYLLTDSDLRPTRLFKRQAMNDTSNWQGESTANLYFHNLAGTTADTMARQLNWNATGVTWFAYGQAGVNGTLNVFILLADRVAYDSNYNSLSPRPNMTDVVMKAGQAFENGDITVQLEGRVVQPYTLDACSDVECQEVFLNVSAPLILGQETNHAMSRKIMLFHVLVSIFFAIMF